GTCGCAGCCCCGCATGATGCTAATAAAGGCCGATACGCCGTTCGAGTTCAGGCGCACGGGCGTGATGTCGGCGTAGGTTTCCTCGCGGCTCAGCAGCACGTTCACCGCCTTCTGGCCGCCATCAACTTGGGCAATTAGCTGCGGCAGGTCGCGGTAGGCATCGGGGCCCACCACGAGGTCCACGATTTTTTCTTCCTCCAAAAACTTGCTTTTCAGGCGCTCGGCCATGCAGCCGAGCACGCCCACCAGCATGCCGGGCCGGCGCTTTTTGTGCGAGTTAATCTGCTTGAGGCGCATGCGCACCGTCTGCTCGGCCTTTTCGCGGATGGAGCAGGTGTTGAGTAGCACCAGGTCGGCCGTGGCCAGGTCCTCGGTGGTATCGAAGCCCTCACCGGCCAGAATGCTCGACACGATTTCAGAATCCGAGAAATTCATCTGGCAGCCGTAGCTCTCTATGTAGAGCTTGCGGGCACCGCCGGTGCCGTTGGCGGCACTCACGCGCACCTCGGTGGGTAGGACAGCCTCGGCAACGAGCGCTTTGTCGAGAAAATCTAACGTAATGAGCGGTTGAGACATAGCAAGCAAAGTGGCCGGGCTAGCCGCCGGGCCGGTAACAAAGATACAAACCCAGTGACAGAATGGCAGGAAATAGTGATTAACGAGTAGCGGGTAGTGATTAGTGTCGTTCTGGCTTTGAACAACACTAATCACTACCCGCTACTCGTTAATCACTGTATAAAGCGCTTCCAGCATCCCTTGTGCTTTTAGCAGGCACTCGGCGTATTCCTGCTCGGGCACCGAGTCGTAGGTGATGGCCGAGCCGACTTGCAGGCTGAGGTAGCCCGTATCAGCGCGGTATTGGAGGCTGCGAATCACCACGTTAAACTCAAATTCGCCGTCGGGCCGCACGAAGCCGAAGCTGCCACTGTAGAGGCCGCGCCGGCTGGCCTCATACTGCTCAATGAGCTGCATAGCCCGGATTTTGGGCGCGCCCGTCATCGAGCCCATCGGGAAAGTAGCACGCAATATATCGGTCAGGCTCAGGCCTGGCCTTATCTCGGCCGTGACGGTCGAAATCAGTTGCCAGATGTGTTTAAAGCCATAAGTGCCAAATAGTTCAGGTACGCGTACGGTGCCGGTGCGGGCCACGCGGGCCAGGTCGTTGCGCACCAGGTCCACTATCATCAGGTTTTCGGCGCGCTCCTTTTCGTCGTGCAGCAGGGCCAGGCGCTGCTGCTCGTCCTGGGCGGGGGTAGGGCCGCGCCGCCGGGTGCCTTTAATGGGTTGCGAGGTAACAAGCTCTTGATTACCAGTAATAAAGCACTCGGGTGAAGCGCAGAGCAAATAATGGTCGTGGTGGCGCAAAAAGCCCGCGTAGGGCGCGGGCGCTACCTCATTGAGCCGCCAAAACGTAGCCACGGGGTCCAGGCGCACGTTTTCGGCGTAGAATTCCTGGCAAAGAGTTAATTCATAAACCTCTCCATTCAAAATGTCTTCGCGCACGTTTTCTACCGCCCGCAGGTAGTCGGCGCGGGACATTCGGGGGCACATGGGCGGTCCGGTGGGGGGTAGGGCGGCTGGCACTGCCGTAGCCAGAATCGCGGCCAGCACGCCCGCCGTCTGGCCCCAGATTTCCAGTGCGTCGGCTTGCCAGCGCAGGCAGGTTTCGGGCTGAAAAAAATGTAGCGCCGGCCAGTCAAACCCCGAAAAATTCTGGCTGCTCAGCGCTTCCAGCTCGTTTTTCACATCATACGTCACGAAGCCGCACCACGGCAGCGGCGCGGCCGGGTCGCTCAGGCAGGTAGCCAGCTCGGCCAAGGTGGGGGGGGTAGGGGCGGTTACGGTCGCTACCCCCAGCATTCGGGTAAACGAACTGGCGGCCTTTGCCTGTAAGTCATTAGGCTCATAATAAGCACAATGCGAAAAAGCGCTGGCCCATTGCAGGGCGCGGGCGCGGAAGTCGGCGGGCAGGTCGGCTATCGGAATGG
The genomic region above belongs to Hymenobacter psoromatis and contains:
- a CDS encoding anthranilate synthase component I family protein, yielding MLTIPIADLPADFRARALQWASAFSHCAYYEPNDLQAKAASSFTRMLGVATVTAPTPPTLAELATCLSDPAAPLPWCGFVTYDVKNELEALSSQNFSGFDWPALHFFQPETCLRWQADALEIWGQTAGVLAAILATAVPAALPPTGPPMCPRMSRADYLRAVENVREDILNGEVYELTLCQEFYAENVRLDPVATFWRLNEVAPAPYAGFLRHHDHYLLCASPECFITGNQELVTSQPIKGTRRRGPTPAQDEQQRLALLHDEKERAENLMIVDLVRNDLARVARTGTVRVPELFGTYGFKHIWQLISTVTAEIRPGLSLTDILRATFPMGSMTGAPKIRAMQLIEQYEASRRGLYSGSFGFVRPDGEFEFNVVIRSLQYRADTGYLSLQVGSAITYDSVPEQEYAECLLKAQGMLEALYTVINE